One Streptomyces sp. RPA4-2 genomic window carries:
- a CDS encoding glycine hydroxymethyltransferase, whose translation MSQPLSTESTAFRSALDVIRAVEPRVADAIGQEVADQRAMLKLIASENYASPATLLAMGNWFSDKYAEGTVGRRFYAGCRNVDTVEALAAEHARELFGAEHAYAQPHSGIDANLVAFWAVLADRVEAPALARAGVRNVNDLSEADWAELRQAFGNQRMLGMSLDAGGHLTHGFRPNISGKMFDQRSYGTDPATGLIDYEALRVSAREFKPMILVAGYSAYPRLVNFRIMREIADEVGATLMVDMAHFAGLVAGKVLTGDFDPVPHAQIVTTTTHKSLRGPRGGMVLCDESLAEQVDRGCPMVLGGPLPHVMAAKAVALAEARRPEFRDYAQAVVDNARALAEGLMRRGATLVTGGTDNHLNLIDVASSYGLTGRQAESALLDSGIVTNRNAIPADPNGAWYTSGIRIGTPALTTRGLGTAEMDEIAGLIDRVLTVAEPGTTAKGSPSKAQHVLDPKISDEISHRATDLLAPFPLYPEIDLG comes from the coding sequence ATGTCCCAGCCCCTGTCCACCGAGTCCACCGCCTTCCGCAGCGCCCTCGACGTGATCCGGGCCGTGGAGCCCCGGGTCGCGGACGCCATCGGCCAGGAAGTCGCCGACCAGCGCGCCATGCTCAAGCTGATCGCGTCCGAGAACTACGCCTCCCCGGCCACGCTGCTGGCCATGGGCAACTGGTTCAGCGACAAGTACGCCGAGGGCACCGTCGGCCGCCGCTTCTACGCCGGCTGCCGCAACGTCGACACCGTCGAGGCCCTCGCCGCCGAGCACGCCCGCGAACTCTTCGGCGCCGAGCACGCCTACGCCCAGCCGCACTCCGGCATCGACGCCAACCTCGTCGCCTTCTGGGCCGTCCTCGCCGACCGCGTCGAGGCCCCGGCCCTCGCCAGGGCCGGCGTCCGCAACGTCAACGATCTCTCCGAGGCCGACTGGGCCGAACTGCGCCAGGCCTTCGGCAACCAGCGCATGCTCGGCATGTCCCTGGACGCCGGCGGTCACCTCACCCACGGCTTCCGCCCGAACATCTCCGGCAAGATGTTCGACCAGCGCTCCTACGGCACCGATCCCGCCACCGGCCTCATCGACTACGAGGCCCTGCGTGTGTCCGCCCGCGAATTCAAGCCGATGATCCTCGTCGCCGGATACTCCGCCTACCCCCGCCTGGTGAACTTCCGGATCATGCGGGAGATCGCCGACGAGGTCGGCGCGACGCTGATGGTCGACATGGCGCACTTCGCCGGTCTCGTCGCCGGCAAGGTCCTCACCGGCGACTTCGACCCGGTCCCGCACGCCCAGATCGTCACCACCACCACTCACAAGTCGCTCCGCGGCCCGCGCGGCGGCATGGTCCTGTGCGACGAGTCCCTCGCCGAGCAGGTCGACCGCGGCTGCCCGATGGTCCTCGGCGGCCCGCTCCCGCACGTCATGGCCGCCAAGGCCGTCGCGCTCGCCGAGGCCCGCCGCCCCGAGTTCCGCGACTACGCCCAGGCCGTCGTCGACAACGCCCGCGCCCTCGCCGAGGGTCTGATGCGCCGCGGCGCCACCCTGGTCACCGGCGGCACCGACAACCACCTGAACCTGATCGACGTCGCCTCCTCCTACGGCCTCACCGGCCGCCAGGCCGAGTCCGCGCTGCTCGACTCGGGCATCGTCACCAACCGCAACGCCATCCCCGCCGACCCCAACGGCGCCTGGTACACCTCGGGCATCCGCATCGGCACGCCCGCCCTGACCACCCGTGGTCTGGGTACGGCCGAGATGGACGAGATCGCCGGCCTGATCGACCGCGTCCTCACCGTCGCGGAGCCCGGCACCACCGCCAAGGGCAGCCCGTCCAAGGCCCAGCACGTCCTGGACCCGAAGATCTCCGACGAGATCTCGCACCGTGCCACCGATCTGCTGGCCCCCTTCCCGCTGTACCCGGAGATCGACCTCGGCTGA